In Metarhizium brunneum chromosome 3, complete sequence, a genomic segment contains:
- the Tf2-12_9 gene encoding Transposon Tf2-12 polyprotein, with product MAPRETTTASGSNETREGPTTISAHDMLAEIIRLRERVQQMEEERQEQATTAATIKKDLGEILRPRAPGPYDGSPGALQGFLTQLRAYHRQFPTKMEESSAKVLHAGGCMTGVALAWFEPIMRDYLNKEKDDREEETNTIFESYDEFEKAIKKAFGTVDEARAAEYYIDGLKQKGSASDYAARFRQLASQLDWEDEPLMSAFYKGLKEEVKDELYRENRPDNLSDYIAMAVRIDDRQYQRRIQKKQGKGTWSPAKGKSYQANQRRKRDEPIAYGHTLNPGRMELDATKKDDKKEKKCYNCGKPGHFANKCKKPRKEWKPVPEGGKKQLNSTNQQKIEVTESEVEHKNLNWTFCYDDNCYVHMSSKQERGWFPKEPRKPKKKIMNFIGNGLQVAKQLVQEDLDEQSMEKRTLAMTGRKELHEPKSPEYLDEDSHQEILDWVRQQAEARKNRREQQYREEQDAQILTTFDEPEDRVREMSVDDDNAILDTPEASEDERSEEETPARLTATQEQAVQRYFPAPTGKHFAIPILAVDTTTAMENQTLWFPEGEKEDDPRLSPRHAEHTRLAWASCAFAMCQAHFQTKARLDAFPIRMKGYPIKAPYFRWELLEWRVKIINNDQTMILEPDSNTPIKCRAHTDPTDNGRSDKMVLDAEVMGHRVRILVDSGAMGNYISPRVVNRYQLPWKHKEAPYELTDIEGKLFAYNDGIINQETDHLEVQIQSHSEVIQLDVMDVSEHDLVLGYPWLWESNPLINWRTGQLKWNETSGQQNQQNSEERTKFRHNLAHEQSSEEKEPSSKLSKDQRQQTSGRKAVKTIGSTVTTSTALQTGIRTTISNKKTKAKIRKVIATLRKDLANTNKKLEGEKRNENDKDDKSPITKEERLKNIPKEYRKYEKLFAEELETGLPEHSQWDHQIELIDGKSTTFHKIYNLNARELETLREYIDEMLAKGYIRASTSEAGYPVMFVPKKNGKLRLVVDYRRLNAITMKDRTPLPLISELRDRLHGMNWFTALDLKGAYNLIRIKKGHEWKTAFRTKFGLFEYLVMPFGLTNAPATFQRMINSVLRKYLDNFVVVYLDDILIFSKTLEDHKRHVHKVLQALQDAKLLVEPAKSKFHTQEVDFLGHTIRPNEIRMEKTKIEAVRNWPTPKNVKDIQSFRGFANYYRRFIKSYGEIAAPLDELTKKDKQWNWNDEAQCAFDKIKELITSEPVLRTFDPEKETELETDSSDFALGAQVGQRDDDGKLHPIAFYSKKLHGAELNYPIYDKEFLAIINAFKEFRHYLMGSKHKVKVYTDHKNISHFATTQQLNGRQIRWAEYLSEFDYEIIHRKGSENGRADALSRRSDYDTGVPTATGPLLEINKNGNFQQKQLNAILKVQKEDPVYGKIHQWATDNIQHIGDVPTGCTCHPGGVPMYGEKIWIPPELQEECIKEMHEHPVYGHQGIRKTLDKIRRQYDFSGIKKMVEKVVNECIQCGKSKASRHKPYGELQPLPVPTRPWESIAFDHITKLPMSKEPMTNVEYDSIFVVTDRLTKYGYFLPYREASNAEELAYVFLRTIASNHGLPEEIISDRGSTFTSKFWQALMAQLGTNHKLSTAYHPQTDGQTERLNQTLEQYLRCYINHQQDDWVKWLPTAQLAYNSSISESTKQTPAYANYGFNPEVFRTQREGPQAERAMLQADELKRLHEEMRHELEFVRNRMAQYHNRKRSKGPIFGEGDMVYLLRRNIKTTRPSDKLDYKKLGPFAIKKRISTNNYELSLPKTMRNHPIVHISLLEKAPNNAPAEEDIEVMNETEYEVERILDMRTRNKTRQYLIKWKSYGDEENTWEPTEHLKNCQHLLRQYHQQHSTRHPQTQRSNPTRQ from the exons atggcaccacgcgagactaccaccgcatctggatccaatgaaacccgagagggaccaaccaccatctctgctcacgacatgcttgctgagatcatacgccttcgggaacgggtccaacagatggaagaagaacggcaggaacaagccacgactgcggccacaattaaaaaggacttgggagaaatccttagacccagggcaccaggaccgtacgacggatccccgggtgcgcttcaaggattcctcactcaactcagggcttaccaccgacaattcccgaccaaaatggaagaatcctctgccaaggtactgcacgcaggagggtgtatgacgggagtggcactcgcatggtttgaacccattatgagggactaccttaacaaagaaaaagacgaccgcgaagaagaaaccaacaccattttcgaaagttacgatgaattcgaaaaagctatcaaaaaggcctttggaacagttgacgaagctagggctgctgagtactacatcgacgggctcaagcagaagggatcggcatccgattatgccgctcgcttcagacaacttgcatctcagcttgactgggaggacgaacctcttatgtcagctttctataaaggacttaaggaagaagtcaaagatgaactctacagggagaacagaccagacaacttatcggactacatcgctatggcggtacgaatcgacgacagacagtatcagcgacgcatacagaagaaacagggtaaaggaacctggagccctgccaaagggaagagttaccaagccaatcaacgcagaaagcgtgacgaacctattgcctatggtcacactcttaaccctggacgaatggagcttgacgctaccaagaaagacgacaaaaaggaaaagaaatgctacaactgcggaaaaccaggacatttcgccaataaatgcaagaaacccaggaaagaatggaagccagtaccagaaggaggtaagaaacaactcaattctactaaccaacagaaaatcgaagttaccgaatcagaggtggaacataagaacctcaactggaccttctgctatgacgacaactgctacgttcacatgagcagcaaacaagaaagaggatggtttccaaaagaaccaagaaaaccaaagaagaaaattatgaacttcataggaaacggactgcaagtagccaaacaactggtacaagaagacctggacgaacaatcaatggaaaagagaacgcttgcaatgacgggacgaaaggaactccatgaaccaaaatcgccagaatatttggacgaagactcgcaccaagaaattctcgattgggtgcgacaacaagcagaagcaaggaagaatcgaagggaacaacaatatagggaggagcaagacgcacaaatcctcaccaccttcgacgaaccggaagatagagtaagggaaatgagcgtcgatgacgacaacgcaatcctagatactccagaagcgtccgaagacgaacgaagcgaggaagaaacgcctgcaaggctgacagccacacaagaacaagctgtacagcgatatttccccgcaccaacaggaaaacatttcgcaattcctattctagcagtggacaccaccacggcaatggaaaaccagacactatggtttccggaaggagagaaggaagacgatcctagactctcaccaagacacgcggaacatacacgtttagcatgggcatcatgcgcgtttgcaatgtgccaggcacactttcaaaccaaggcacgattggatgcgtttccgatcaggatgaaaggatatccgatcaaagcaccatacttcagatgggaactcctagaatggagagtgaagataatcaataacgatcaaacgatgatcttggaacccgattcaaacacacccatcaaatgccgagctcatacagatcctacggac aacggacgaagcgacaaaatggtattagacgccgaagtcatgggacatcgcgttcgcatacttgtggacagtggcgcgatgggcaactatatctcacccagagttgtgaatcgttaccaactaccgtggaaacacaaagaggcaccatacgagttaactgatatcgaaggaaaactttttgcctataatgacggaatcattaaccaagagactgatcatctcgaagtacagattcaaagtcattcagaagtgattcaactcgatgttatggacgtatcggaacacgacctagtgttagggtacccatggttatgggagagtaacccactgatcaactggaggacaggccaactgaagtggaacgagacttcaggccaacagaatcagcagaattcggaagaaagaacgaaatttcgtcataacttagctcatgaacagagttctgaagaaaaagaaccttcaagcaagttatccaaggaccaacgacaacaaacaagcggcagaaaagcagtcaaaacaattggatccaccgtaacgacctcgacggcgctacaaaccgggatacgaacaacaataagcaacaagaagacaaaagccaagatccgaaaggttattgccaccttaaggaaagacctcgcgaacacaaacaagaaactcgaaggagaaaagaggaacgagaacgataaagacgacaaaagcccaataacgaaagaagaaagactcaagaatatccctaaggaataccggaaatacgaaaaattattcgcagaagaattagaaaccggattaccagaacacagccaatgggatcatcagattgaattgatagacggaaagtcgacaacattccataagatttacaacttaaacgcaagagaactcgaaacactacgggagtacatcgacgagatgttagcgaaaggctacatcagagcatccacatcagaagctggatacccagttatgtttgttccaaagaaaaacgggaaactgcggttagtagtggactatcggcgattgaacgcgattaccatgaaggatcgaacaccgttgccactaatatcggaactacgggaccgattgcacggaatgaattggttcaccgctttggacctgaagggagcatacaatttgattcgaataaagaaaggccatgaatggaagacagcctttagaacgaagttcggactattcgaatacctggtaatgccattcgggcttaccaacgcaccagcgacattccaacgaatgatcaacagcgtactacgaaaatatttggacaattttgtggtagtgtatctggacgatatactgatcttctcaaaaaccctggaagaccacaaaagacatgtacacaaggtactacaagcgctacaagacgcgaagttactagtggaaccagcaaaaagcaaattccatacccaggaagtagacttcctaggacacacgatacgaccaaacgagatacgaatggaaaagacaaagattgaggcagtaaggaactggccaacaccgaagaatgtcaaggacatacaaagctttagaggctttgcgaactattacaggagattcatcaagagctacggcgaaatcgcagcacccttggatgaactcaccaagaaggataagcagtggaattggaacgatgaggcgcaatgtgcctttgacaagatcaaagaactcatcacatccgaacctgttttgagaaccttcgacccagaaaaagaaacggaactagaaaccgactcatcagactttgctctaggagcacaagttggacaaagagacgatgacggaaaactacaccctattgcgttctactcgaagaaacttcatggagcagaactcaactaccccatctacgacaaagaattcctagcaatcatcaatgctttcaaggaatttagacactatctcatgggaagcaaacacaaagttaaggtgtataccgatcataagaacatctctcattttgcgacgacgcaacaattgaatggacgacaaattcgatgggccgaatatctttcagaattcgactacgaaatcatccatcgaaaaggatccgagaacggacgagcagacgctctaagtcgaagaagcgactacgatacaggagtacctacagcaacaggaccactccttgagatcaataaaaatggcaatttccagcagaaacaactgaatgccatattgaaagtacagaaagaagacccagtatacggcaaaatacaccaatgggcaacagacaatatacaacacattggggacgtaccgacgggatgcacatgccacccaggaggagtaccaatgtatggagagaaaatctggataccaccagaattacaagaagaatgcatcaaagaaatgcatgaacatccagtctacggacatcaaggaatccgcaagacactggataagatacgacgacaatacgatttctcaggaatcaagaaaatggtcgaaaaggttgtcaacgaatgcatacaatgcggaaaaagtaaggcttcacgacataagccatacggagaactgcaaccattaccagtaccaacacgaccatgggaatcgatagctttcgatcatattacgaagctaccaatgtcaaaagaaccaatgaccaacgtggaatatgacagcatattcgtggtcacggatagactcacaaaatacggatactttttaccgtacagagaagcaagcaatgcagaagaacttgcatatgtgttcttacgaacaatagcaagtaaccatggactgccagaagaaatcatatcggacagaggaagtacatttacttctaagttttggcaagcacttatggcacaacttggaacgaatcacaagttaagcaccgcataccatccacagacagatggacagacggaaagattgaaccagacgcttgaacagtatctacgatgttacatcaatcatcaacaggacgattgggttaaatggttacctacagcgcaattggcttacaatagctcgatatcagaatcgacaaagcaaacaccagcctacgccaattacggatttaatcccgaagtatttcgaacacagcgcgaaggaccgcaagcagaacgagcgatgctgcaagcagatgaactgaagagattgcacgaagaaatgcgacacgaattggaattcgtacgaaacagaatggcacaataccataatcgtaaaagatcgaagggaccaatctttggggagggagacatggtctacctactccgacgaaacatcaaaacaacgcgaccaagcgacaaattggactacaaaaaattaggaccattcgctatcaagaaaagaatatcgacaaacaactacgaactttcattaccaaagactatgaggaatcatc